The DNA sequence ACCGGCACGCCGTCCAGCCGCTGCATGACCAGCACGCGTGCCGTGCACAGCCCTTCGTGCACGGCCGGCAGCACCACGCCGGTCCCGTCCGACGCCGCCCGCACGGCCGCGAGGTTGCGCGCCTCGACCCGGAAGTCCAGCTCCTCGCGCAGCGCGGCGGAGAACCCGGCGGCCAGGTCGCGCACGCCGATCGCCTTGCCCCAGCGCGTCCGGTCGTGCAGCGTCGACGCGAGCCGGTGCACGATGTCGAGGTCCCCCTCGGCCACCCGCCGCACGACTGGCCGCTGCACCTTCACCACGACGTCCTCGCCGGACCTCAGCCGTGCCCGGTGCACCTGCGCGACGGACGCGGCGGCGATCGGCCGCTCGTCGAACTCGGCGAACACGTCCTCGGGCGGCTGCCCCAGTTCGGCGACCAGCACCTCGCGCACGGCCGGCCACGGCGCGGCGGGCACGTTGTCCTGCAACAGCGTCAGCTCGTCCACCACGTCCGGCGGCAGCAGGTCGGGCCGGGTGGACAGCACCTGGCCCAGCTTGACGAACGTGACGCCGCCCTCCTCCAGCGCCAGCCGCAACGACCGCGCCAGGCGGGTGTCGGTGCGCTCCCGGCCGCGCAGGTACGGGCCGAGGCCGTGGCGGAACGCGATGGCGGTGATCCGGGAGTAGCGGCGGGTGCGCGAGATCCGCCCGCGCAGCGCGCGCCACCACTCGGTGGGCGGCGGGACCGAACCGGTCGGGACCACGATCTCGGCGAACGTGAGCACGCCGATCATCAGCAGCAGCGCGACGCCGATCTGCACGGTCGCCAGCGCGGGCGTGGTCTCCGGGCCGGGCATGGCGCTCAACGCCGCCTCGCTGGACGTCAGCCCGACCATGCACGCGAGCGCGGTGCGGATCAGGCCGACGTGGAGCCCGAGGATGCGTCGCGCGGCCAGCGCCATGCCGAGCACCAGCGCCAGGAACGTCACCGGCACCCCGACCGTGTAAAGCAGGAAATCACCCATACGTCTTCCCCCCAGCGTTCGCGCGGAGGATAGAGCGGTCTCCCTGAGACGGTGCGTGGTGTGAGCAGAGCTCCGATCACTCGGATGGCTCACTGCCGGGGTGGTGGCGGTGATGGCCTAGTCAGGTTCCTGTTACCGCTGGTTTTCACGGATGTGAAGAGTGTTGACGGTTCTGGAGGGCAGTCCCTACGGTCCCCTGAGAGGTCCGAGGACCTTCGCGGTCTCGTGGGAGGGCCCCGACTTCGGCGGCGGTGTCGCGGGCCCTTCCACGAGCGCCTCGCGGCGTCGTCAGAGGTCGAACACCGGGCCGGTCTCGGCCAGCATCACGCACGGGTTCGGGTACTCCGCCTCGAACGACCGGGTCTCGCCGCGCCACGTGCCGGACGCCTTCACCCGCACGGGGTCGAACTCCATCGTGCACAGCGCCTGCCCGGTGGACAGGCCGTCGATCTGCCCGTCCACATCGGACAGTGCGAGGCAGGCCTGGTCGGCTCTGGGGTGCAGGCCGCCCGCGGGTTCGCACGTCAGGTTCGAGAGTTGGAACGCCTCGCCGCGCTGCACGCTGAGCACGAAGCTCGACTCCGGTGCGGTGAACGCGGGGATCAGTGCGGCCATGGCCGCGAACAAGGGGAGTGGTGCCATGCGACCAGACTGACCGCCGCGCACCGCCGCCTCCAGCGAACTCACCGGATCGTGTGGTTTCCTGCGCGGTGGCCCGGCGGTGCCCGCGGGACCGCCGACGCTGCGGATCTTCGATGTGAGGTGGATCACTCTCGCGCTGGGCTGTGCGGCGGTGCGGGCCAGGGTGGGCAGATGGCTTCCGAGGTGCGCAGGGTGGCGCTCGCGAGTTCGGCCGGGAACGCGGTGGAGCTGTACGACTTCCTGCTCTACGGCACCGCGTCGGCGCTGGTGTTCGACAAGCTGTTCTTCCCCTCCTTCGACCCGCGCATCGGCACGCTGCTGGCGTTCGCCACGTTCGGCGCGGGTTTCCTGGCCCGGCCGCTGGGCGGGGTGGTGATCGGCCACTTCGGCGACCGCGTCGGGCGGCGGTCGATGCTCGTGCTGACGTTGACGGTGACCGGGTTGTGCACGGCGGCGATCGGGCTGCTGCCGACGTACTCCTCGATCGGGCTCGCCGCGCCGTTGCTGCTGGTGCTGCTGCGGGTGGTGCAGGGGTTCTTCCTCGGCGGCGAGCAGGGTGGCGCGACGTTGATGGCGGTCGAGCACGCGCCGCCGGGGCGGACCGGCTGGTACGGGAGCTGGACGTTCCTGGGTTCGCCGATCGGGTTGCTGCTGGCCAACGGGGCCATGGCGGCGTCGACCGCGGTGTCCGGCGACGCGTTCCTGAGCTGGGGCTGGCGGGTGCCGTTCCTGCTCAGCCTGGTGCTGGTGGGTGTCGGGCTGTACGTGCGGCTGTCGGTGGAGGAGAGCCCGGTGTTCCGCGAGGTGCGGGAGACGGCGGGGGCCGTGCGGCTGCCGGTGGCGGTGGTGCTGCGGCAGTCGTGGCGGAAGGTGCTGCTGGGCGCGGGGGTGAACCTCGGGTTCAACATGTTCATCTTCGTGGTGGCGACGTTCGCGGTGTCGTACGGGACGCGCCAGCTCGGGATGGCGCGGGGGACGTTGTTGAGCGCCGGGCTGATCGGGGCGTTCGCGCAGGCGGTGGCGATCCTGGTGTTCGCGCGGCTGTCGGACCGGGTGGGGCGGTTGCCCGTGATGCTGGGCGGGGCCGCGTTCCTGGGCGTGTTCGCGTTCCCGCTGTTCTGGCTGCTGGAGACGCGGTCACCGGGGTTGGTGGTGCTGGCGATGGTGGTGGCGTTCGCCGGGTCCGCGGCGGTGTTCGGGCCGATGCCCGCTTACTACGCCGAGCTGTTCGGCACGCGCGTCCGGTACAGCGGCGTGTCGTTGAGCTACCAGCTCGGGGCCGTGCTGGGCGGTGGTCTCTCGCCGGTCGTCGCCACCTGGCTGCTGGGCGTGACGCCGACCCACGACTCGTGGCCGATCTCGCTCTACCTCATCGTCGGCGCCCTGATCAGCGCCCTCTCGCTCCTCGCCATCGGCGAAACCCTCCGCCGCACCCCCTCGTGAGTCGAACGCTCAGGACCCGCGTGTCGAACGCTCAGGACCCCTGAATTCAACGCTCAGGACGGCGAGCGGTGTTCTGAGCGTTGAACTCAGGGGTCCTGGACGTACGACACGGTGGGCCTGAGCGTTCGACACTCGCGGTCGTCGGCGGCGACCGCGGTCCGGTGCGTCGGTTCAGCCGAGCGGCACGACGCTCCCGGTCCGCGCCGACGCGAACGCCGCCTCGACCACCTCCAGCCCGGTCACCGCGTCCGCCACCGGAACGGGCGCCTGGCCGGCCGCGACGGCCGCGTAGAAGTCCTGGTAGGACCCCGGTGACGTGCGCACCGGCTCCGTCCCGAGGACGCCCCACCGCTCCTCCGGCTCCTCGCCCCACCCCGGACCGCCGGGCACCTCGCCCGCCTTCAACGCCTCCTCCTGCGGGTCCATCCCGTGCTTCACGTACGCCGACCGGTCGCCCAGCACCCGGAACCTCGGCCCCGGCGACGCCGCCAGCGCCGACGCCCACAGGTGCGACACCGCGCCGGACGGGTGGGTCAGCGCGAGGAACGCGTCGTCGTGCGCGCGCGCACCCGCCCGCAGCGTCCGCACCTCCGCGTACACGCTCGTCGGCCGCCCGAACAACGCCACCGCCTGGTCCACCAGGTGCGTGCCCAGGTCGAACACGATGCTGCCCAGGTCGGCCGGGTCGCCGGACTCCTTCCAGCCCTCCTTCACCTCCGGCCGCCACCGCTCGAACCGCGACTCGAACCGGTGCACCCGCCCCAGCGCGCCCTCGCCGACCAGCCGCGCCGCGGTCCGGAAGTCACCGTCCCAGCGCCGGTTGTGGAACGGCGCCAGCAGCAGCCCCCGTGACGCCGCCAGCTCCGCCAACTCCCGCGCCTCGCGCGCGGACGGCGCGAACGGCTTGTCCACCACGGCGTTCAGCCCGTGCTCCAACGCCGCCCGCGCGTGCGCGGCGTGGAACCGGTTCGGCGTGGTCACCACGACAAGGTCGAACTCGTCGGCCCGCCGCCACACCTCGTCCACGGACCCGATCAACTCGGCCGACGGGTAGCGGGACGCCACCTCGGCCCGCCGCTCGGGGTTCGACGTGACGACGGCGGTCAGCGCCAAGCCGGGCGTGGTGGACAGGAACGGCGCGTGGAAGGCGGCTCCGCCGAGCCCGTAGCCGATGAGTGCGGTGCGCATGTCCCGAACCCTAAGCGTCCCAGGACGTGGACGCCCTGTCGCGGCCCGTCACGCACCGCTACGTTCTGCACCATGATCCCGCTCGTGACCCGTCGGCACGTGGACTACGTGCGCGTCACCGGCATGGCCTGTCACCGCGGCTGATCGAGCCCGCGAACCGAGCACGCCCGGTGTCCTCGGCGTGCCCGCACACGAGACAGGAGTCCGCCCCCATGTCCTGGTCCTTCGACACCAAGCAGGTCCACTCCGGCGCCGCGCCCGACCCCGCGACCGGCGCGCGTGCCACCCCGATCTACCAGACCACCTCGTTCGTGTTCCGCGACTCGGCGCACGGCGAGGCGCTGTTCAGCCTCGCCGAGCCGGGCAACATCTACACCCGCATCAACAACCCCACCCAGGACGTCCTGGAGCAGCGGGTCGCCGCGCTGGAGGGCGGCGTGGCGGCGGTGGCGTTCGCGTCCGGGCAGGCCGCCGAGACCGCCACCGTGCTCAACCTGGCCCGCGCGGGCGACCACCTGGTGTCCAGCGCGTCGCTCTACGGCGGCACGTACAACCTGTTCCACTACACGCTGCCGAAGCTGGGCATCGAGGTGTCGTTCGTGGACGACCCGGACGACCTGGACGCGTGGCGCGCCGCCGTGCGGCCGAACACCAAGCTGTTCTTCGCCGAGTCGCTGGCCAACCCGCGCAGCAACGTGCTGGACATCGCGGCGGTCGCCGAGGTGGCGCACGCGGCGGGCGTGCCGCTGGTCGTGGACAACACCGTGCCCACGCCGTACCTGGTGCGGCCGATCGAGCACGGCGCGGACATCGTGGTGCACTCGGCCACGAAGTACCTGGGCGGGCACGGCACCGCGGTCGCGGGCGTCGTGGTGGACGGCGGCACGTTCGAGTACTCCGACGCGGCGAAGTTCCCGGACTTCACCGAGCCCGACCCCAGCTACCACGGGTTGCGGTACTGGCCCGCGCTCGGGCACGGCGCGTTCGCCGCGAAGCTGCGGGTGCAGGGCCTGCGCGACACCGGCGCCGCCATCGCGCCGCTGACCAGCTTCCTGATCCTCCAGGGCATCGAGACGCTGTCGTTGCGCATCGACAAGCACTCGGCGAACGCGCTGGAGCTGGCCCGGTGGCTCGAGGCGCGCGACGAGGTGGAGAAGGTGCACTACGCGGGCCTGCCGTCGAGCCCCTGGCACGACCTGGCGCAGAAGTACCTGCCGACGGGCGCGGGTGGCGTCGTGTCGTTCGAGCTGCGCGGCGGCGTGGCGGCGGGCCGGGCGTTCGTGGACGGCGTGGAGCTGTTCAGCCAGCTGGTGAACATCGGCGACGTGCGCAGCCTCATCGTGCACCCGGCCAGCACCACGCACAGCCAGCTCACGCCCGAGCAGCAGGTGATCTCCGGCGTCACGCCGGGGTTGGTGCGGCTGTCGGTCGGCATCGAGGGCGTGGAGGACCTCAAGGCCGACCTGGAGTCGGGCTTCCGGGCCGCCAAGTCGGTGCTGTGAGCCCCGAGACCACCTCCGGGAAGACCCCTCCCACCGCCGGCGGGTGGCGGGAGGGGGACCCGAACGGTCGACGGCGGTGGTTGCGCGGCGCCCTGCCGGGCCTGCCGCTGTCGATCGCGTACGAGACCTGGGGCGAGCTGAACGCCGACCGCTCGAACGCCGTGCTGGTGCTGCACGCGCTGACCGGCGACAGCCACGTGGCGGGACCCGCCGGACCGGGCCACCCCACGCCGGGCTGGTGGGACGGGCTGGTCGGGCCGGGGCGCGCGCTGGACCCCGAGCGCTGGTTCGTGGTCGCGCCGAACGTCCTGGGCGGTTGCCAGGGCACCACGGGCCCGTGGGCGACCGCGCCGGACGGCCGGCCGTGGGGATCGCGGTTCCCCCGCGTCACGGTGCGCGACCAGGTGGCGGCCGAGGTGCTGCTGGCCGACGCGCTGGGCGTCGACGCGTGGGCCGCCGTGCTCGGCGGCTCCATGGGCGGGATGCGGGCGTTGGAGTGGGCGGTGTCCGAGCCGGACCGCGTGCGGTCGCTGCTCGTGCTGGCCGCGCCGGCGGCGTCCACGGCCGAGCACATCGCGCTGGCGTCCGCCCAGCTGCACGCCATCCGGCTCGACCCGGTCGGCGGCCTCGGCGTGGCGCGCCGGATCGCGCACATCAGCTACCGCAGCGAGCCGGAGCTGGCCGCCCGGTTCGGCCGCGAGGTGCACCCGGACGGCCGGTACCAGGTGGAGTCGTACCTGGACCACCACGCGGCCAAGCTGGTGCGCCGGTTCGACCCGGCCAGCTACGTCACCCTCACCGAGGCCATGAACAGCCACGACGTGGGTCGCGGTCGGGGCGGGGTGCGGGCCGCGCTGCGCCGCGTCACGGCGCGCGCGGTGGTGGCCGGGATCGACTCCGACCGCCTGTACCCGCTGCGGCAGCAGGCGGAGATCGCCGACGCCGTGCCCGGCGCCGGCGACCTGCGCGTGGTGACCTCGCCCTACGGCCACGACGCGTTCCTCATCGAGGTCGACCAGGTGTCGAAGCTCGTCTCGGAACTGCTGGAGACCGGCTAGAACCCGGCCGTGATGCGGGTGAACTCCCAGTCGGCCTGGGGGACGCCGCTGCAGGTGGACGACACCTGGCCGTCGCACCCGCCGCGGTCGCGGTTGACCGCCCAGAACGAGAACCGGCCCAGCCCGTTGGACTTCGCCCAGTCGCGCAGCTGCGTCCACGTCTGGGGCGTCGTCACCTCGCGCTGGTCGGACAGGCCGTTCATGCCCGAGATGCCGGTGTGCCGGAACGCCTCCGCGTCCGACCACCCGAACGTGGTCTTCAGCTTGTCCTTCAACGCGGTGGTGGCGTTGATCGTGTCCGCGCCGATGTTCGAGCTGCCGAAGTCGAACGGCATGATCGTGAACACGTCGACGCCCGCGCCGATCGCCGCGGCCCGCTCGATCAGCCGGTTGCCCCACGAGTTCGGGCCGGTGGTCGTGGTGCCGAAGGTGACGATGGTCTGGATGCCCGGGTTGTTCGCCTTGACGATCTTGAGCGCCTCCAGGATGCGGTCCTGCACGGCGGCGTTCTCGAACTCGTCGGTGTTCTCGATGTCGATGTCGATGGCCTTGAGCCCGTAGGCGTTGATGACCTGCTGGTACGCGCCGGCCAGGGCCTGCGGGGTCGAGCAGTTCGGGCCGAGCTTGTTGCCGCTCCACCCGCCGAACGACGGCACGACGTCACCGCCCGCCGCGCGGATCTGCTGGATGGCCTGCGCGTCGATGCCGCCGGTCAGGGGCCGGTTGCCGTCCCACGCGGGGTTGCAGCCGCCCGACGACAGCACGAACGCCATGGTGAACCACTTGACGCCGGTCGTGCTCATGATCGTGGCCGGCGCGGGCGGGTTGCCCCAGCCCAGGAACAGGTACGGCGCGCCGCGACCGCCGGTCGGGTTGGTGCCGGGCTGGGTGGTCGCGAAGACCTGGTTGGACGGGCCGGAGGTGTTCGCCGCGGCGTCGCGGGCCCGGACCGTGAAGGTGTACGCCGTGGAGGCGTTCAGGCCGCTCACGGTGGCGGTGGTGCCGCTGACCGTGGTGGCGACCGCGCTGCCCCGGTACACGTCGTACGCGGTCACGCCGACGTTGTCGGTCGACGCGGTCCACGCCAGCGAGACGGTGTTGCTGGTGGTGCCGGTGACGCGCAGGGAGCCGGGCGCGCTCGGCGCGACCGTGTCACCGCCGCCGCCACCGGTGCAGGGAGCTCCGTTGACGGTGCAGTTGAGCGGCGCGCCGGACCCGGTGCCGACGAAGCCGAAGCCGGCCGACGCGCCGACGGCGACGGCGCCGTTGTACTCGCGGTTCGTCGCCACGTAATGATCACCCGATCGGGTGACAAGCGCGTCCCAGTACGACCCGAGCGAGGTGCCCGCGGGGAGGTCGAACTCGACCCGCCACGAGTTGATGGCGGACGGGCCGCCGTTCGCGACGGTGAACTTGGCCTCGAAGCCGCTGCCCCAGTCCTGGGTCTTGGCGAACGTGGCGGTGACGCCCGGCGCCGCTTGCGCGACCGGGCCCACGACCAGTGATCCGATGGCGAGTGCGCCTGCTGCGAGCAGCGCGCTCGTTCGTCGTGACATGAGGAGTCCTCCTCGGCGGGATCGGCAGGGTGAATCGCGCCCACCTCGGAGAATGGTCTAGACCAAATCAAAAGGCAAGGCTGTTGACGGTTTTCCCGGCCCGGGGCCGCGGGGGAACCGGGCGAACAGGACTATTCGTCCAGCGCGGTGGCGATCCAGGGCGACACGGGCAGGTCCCGCATGCCGCACTCCACGGCCAGCTTCACCGTCCACCGCAGCGCCTGGAGCACCACCGTGGCCAGCTCCTGCGGCTGCCCGTTGGCCAGCGCGATCTCGATCTGCTCGGCGGCGGCCTCCTGGTCGCCGTGCACCTCGGCGAGCAGCGTGCGGATCGCGGTGCGCACGGGCGGGTCGGCGTCGTCGATCGGCACCTCCTGCCCGTCCTCGTCGAAGACCTGCATCTTGACCGGTGTCGCACCGCCCGAGCCCAGCGCGGCGACCATGTCGCTGCACTCGGAGAACAGCAGGAGGACCAGCTCCCGGATCTCCTCGTTGCCCTCGGGCGAGCCGCTGAGGTACCCGGTGACGAGGTCGACCGCGACCGCGTCCTCCCCGACCTTGGCCGCGGTCAGGGCCTCGCCGGCCACGGCCTGGAGCCGCGACCAGCGATCCGGATCTTGCTGCGGGTGCATTCAGCCATCTTCCAACACGGAGTAGGGGCGCACAGCTCTGCATATTGCCTACCCGGTGGTGTTCGCCCGCCGCAACGCCTTGTCCGGGGCGTGGCCCGTCCGGTATGGGCCCGCCAGGTGTGAGCCCGCCCGATGTGGGTACGGCTGCGCGCGTGCTACCGGGGTATGACACTCCGCGGGGGCATGTGCGGGCGCGGCCTGCCGCCTAGCATCGGGGCCGTGATCCGCACCCTCCTCCAGGTCGTGCTGTTCCGCGACCGCACGCGGGTCTTCGACGGCTTGCGCTTCCGCCTGCCGCTGATGGTGCTGGTGCTGCTCTACGGGCTGGTCATCGCGATCGTCGTGAGCTCGGCCTACGTCTCGAACGAGGACCCGGACGGCTGGTGGCCGCTGCTGTTCGCCATCATCGCCGGCAGCACCGCGCTGACCCTGCACTCCACCCTCCTGGCGTGGCGGGTGGCCACGGCCGGCCTGGTGGCGATGAAGCTGCTGATGCCCTCCGAACCGTCCGTGCTGGGCAGTTGGCAGTGGTGGTGGTACGTGGCGGTGCTGCTGGCCGTGGCGACCGCGCACCGCGGCCGGGTCGTGCTGCTCGTGGCGTTGATCACCTCCGGCGTGGTGTTCGCGCTGGGTCACCCCACCGACGCGCTGCAGACCACCGCCATCCTGCTCCCGCTGATCCTGCTCGGCTACGCGGTGGGCGCGCGCGGGCGGGCCGAGCAGCGGTTCCACGAGGAGCGGGACGAGAAGGCGGCGCTGGTCGAACGCGCCCGGATCGCCCGCGAGATGCACGACGTGGTCGCGCACCACATGTCGCTGGTGGTGGTGCGGTGCGAGACCGCGCCCTACCGGATCGCCGACCTGCCCGAGGCGGGCAAGCGCGAGTTCGCCGAGCTGGGCGCGGCGGCACGGGCCGCGATCACCGACATGCAGCAACTGCTGGGCGTGCTGCGGACCGACGACCAGCGGGTCGACCGGGCGCCGCAGCCCGGGTTGGCCGACATCCGGTCGCTGCACGCGGACGCGTCCGTGACCGACGCCGAGGTGCCGGCCGCGGTCGGGCTGACCGCGTACCGGATCGTGCAGGAGGCGTTGACCAACGCGGGCCGCCACGCGCCGGGCTCGGCCACGACGGTCGCCGTCGACCTGGTGGGCGACCGGCTGCGGGTCGTCGTGCGGAACACGGCCGGCGGGCCGTCGCGGGGCGGTGGCGGCGGGCACGGGCTCAGGGGCATGGCGGAACGGGTGGCGGTGCACGGCGGTGCGCTGACCGCCGAGCCGACCGCGGACGGGGGGTTCGAGGTGCTCGCGACGATTCCGGTGGGCGAGCCGTGATCCGGGTGCTGGTGGCGGACGACCAGGAGATGGTGCGGGAGGGGTTCTCCGCGCTGCTGGACGCCCAGGACGACATCACGGTGGTCGGGTCGGCCGGTGACGGCGTCGCCGCCGTCGGCGAGGTGCGCCGGTTGCGGCCGGACGTGGTGCTGATGGACGTGCGGATGCCGGAGATGGACGGGCTGACCGCCACCCGGCTGCTCGCCGACGACCCGGTCAAGGTGCTCGTGCTGACCACGTTCGACCTGGACGACTACGTGTACGAGGCGCTGCGGGCCGGTGCGAGCGGGTTCCTGCTCAAGCACGCGCCCGCGAGCGAGCTGCTGGCGGCGGTGCGGGTGGTGGCGCGCGGTGACGCGCTGCTGGCGCCGTCGGTGACCAAGCGGCTCATCGAGGACTTCGTGAAGGCGCAGCCCGTGCGGGTGGTGAAGCCCGCCGCGCTGGGCGCGTTGACCGAGCGGGAGACCGAGGTGCTGCGGCTGATCGCGCAGGGCCTGTCGAACGGCGAGATCGCCGCGCACCTGGTGCTGGCCGAGCAGACGGTGAAGACGCACGTCAGCCGGGTGCTGATGAAGCTCGGCCTCCGCGACCGGGCGCAGGCCGTGATCGCGGCCTACGAGTCGGGCCTGGTGGTACCGGGGTAGGGCCCGGGGAACGGCACCTCGGGGTGACGATCCGGGTGCCGTGGTCTTCCTAGCTTCGGCGCCATGCCGAAGAAGATCGCGTTGGTGGCCGCGCTGCTGGTGCTGGTCACGCCCGGTGGCGAGCCGCCGCCGTGCACGCCCCGGGTCGAGGTGCACGGCGACCTGGCGCGTGCCGCCCACGTCGCGGTGGTCGTGCCGGGGTCCGATGTGGATGATGAGCGGTTCGACGCCACGGTCGGGCGGATGGCCCGCGCGCTGCACGCGTCCGTCGGGCGGGACGACGTCGCGGTGGTCGCGTGGCTGGGGTACCGGACGCCGTCCGGGCTGGGGGTGGACGCGGCCGGCGGCCGGTTGGCGCGGGCGGGCGCGGTCGCGCTGGACGGGTACGTGCGGACGCTGCCGGGACACGTGCACCTGATGTGCCACAGCTACGGGTCGGTCGTGTGCGGGCTGGCCCAGCCGCCCGCGGCCGACGTGGTGTTCCTCGGGTCGCCCGGTGTGCGGGTCGACGCGGTGACGTCCGGTGCGCGGGTGTGGGCGGCGCGGGGCGGCCGGGACTGGACGCGGTGGGTGCCCTCGGTGCGGCTGGGCGACCTGGGGCACGGGCCCGACCCGGTCGACCCGGCGTTCGGCGCACGGGTGTTCGACGCGGGTGACATCAGGCACGACGAGTACTTCCGGGAGGGCACGCCGTCGCTGCGCGCCCTGTCCCGGATCGCGGTGGGGGAGGCGCCATGACGCAACGGGACCCGGTGGTCGACGCGACGCGCGCGATCGCCATCGTCGGGGTGGTGCTGGGGCACTGGCTGGTCACGGCCGTGGTGCTGACCGGGGACGGGCTGGTGGTGGACAGCCCGCTGCGGTGGGTGCCGGAGCTGGCACCGCTGACCTGGGTGCTCCAGACGCTGGGCTTGTTCTTCTTCGTCGGCGGGTTCGGCGCGGCGCGGTCGGCCGTGCCGTGGTGGTCGCGGGCGCGCGGGCTGGTGCTGCCGGTGGCCGTGCTGCTCGGCGCGTGGGGGGCTGTCCTGTTCGGACTGTCGTTGCGCGGGTCGCCGCAGCAGACCGTGTGGACGGCCGGGTACCTCGTCGTCACGCCGCTGTGGTTCCTCGGCGTGTACGTCGTGCTGCTGGCGTGCACGCCGCTGTTCCGGCGGTTGCGGTGGTGGGGTGTGGTGGTCCCGATCGCGCTGGTGGCGCTGGACGTCGGCTGGGTGAACGTGGTCGCGGTGTGGTGGGCACCGTGGCAGGTGGGGGTGATCGTCGCCCAACGCGGGCTGAGCCGGTCGTGCGGCGCGGGGCTGCTGGTGGCGGGCGGGGCGGCGTTCGCGCTGTTGCTGAACGCGGGCTACCCGGCGAGCGCGGTGGGCGTGCCGGGCGCCGCGGCGTCGAACCTGTCGCCGCCGTCGGCCGCCGCGCTGGCGCTGGCGATGGCCCAGGTGGGGCTCGTGCTGCTGGTGCGACCGACGTTTCGGGCGCGTGCGCTCAACGCGCGGGCGTTGCCGATCTTCCTGGTGCACCAGAGCGCGTTGCTGGCGGTGACGCTGGCCGGCGCGGTGTTCGGGCCGTTGCGCGGCCTGCACACGCCGCCGTCGGACGCGCTATGGGTGCTGGAGCGCGGGACGTGGCTGCCGGTGTTCACCGGGGTGTGCCTGCTGCTGCTTCGGCACCGCCGCGGCCAGGGCGGCGACGATCGTCGCGCCGTGCAGGACGACCATCGCGCC is a window from the Saccharothrix saharensis genome containing:
- a CDS encoding sensor histidine kinase — its product is MIRTLLQVVLFRDRTRVFDGLRFRLPLMVLVLLYGLVIAIVVSSAYVSNEDPDGWWPLLFAIIAGSTALTLHSTLLAWRVATAGLVAMKLLMPSEPSVLGSWQWWWYVAVLLAVATAHRGRVVLLVALITSGVVFALGHPTDALQTTAILLPLILLGYAVGARGRAEQRFHEERDEKAALVERARIAREMHDVVAHHMSLVVVRCETAPYRIADLPEAGKREFAELGAAARAAITDMQQLLGVLRTDDQRVDRAPQPGLADIRSLHADASVTDAEVPAAVGLTAYRIVQEALTNAGRHAPGSATTVAVDLVGDRLRVVVRNTAGGPSRGGGGGHGLRGMAERVAVHGGALTAEPTADGGFEVLATIPVGEP
- a CDS encoding response regulator transcription factor, with product MIRVLVADDQEMVREGFSALLDAQDDITVVGSAGDGVAAVGEVRRLRPDVVLMDVRMPEMDGLTATRLLADDPVKVLVLTTFDLDDYVYEALRAGASGFLLKHAPASELLAAVRVVARGDALLAPSVTKRLIEDFVKAQPVRVVKPAALGALTERETEVLRLIAQGLSNGEIAAHLVLAEQTVKTHVSRVLMKLGLRDRAQAVIAAYESGLVVPG
- a CDS encoding alpha/beta hydrolase; translated protein: MPKKIALVAALLVLVTPGGEPPPCTPRVEVHGDLARAAHVAVVVPGSDVDDERFDATVGRMARALHASVGRDDVAVVAWLGYRTPSGLGVDAAGGRLARAGAVALDGYVRTLPGHVHLMCHSYGSVVCGLAQPPAADVVFLGSPGVRVDAVTSGARVWAARGGRDWTRWVPSVRLGDLGHGPDPVDPAFGARVFDAGDIRHDEYFREGTPSLRALSRIAVGEAP